The Desulfovibrio desulfuricans genomic interval CCTTGGCATAACACAGCCCCTGCCCCACATGCAGAACTTCCGATGCGCTGCATGTAACAGCAGTGCCGCCGCAATCCACCGAGTGAGCAATGCTATCGCGCACAAATACAAAAGTTTTTTCAATGAGTTCCAATTCAGATGCGCAGTGCGCGGCAAGGCTGGCGGCCTTGCGCTGCACTGGTGCAGAGCGGAAATCAATGATTTCCGACTCGCTCATGCAGGCTTGCGGTGCGGGGGGCTGTTGGTGCATCATCGCCAAACCCTATCACAGGGGCCTGCGGGGTGCAAAAAAACCAAAGCGTTCAGCCCCGCAGCGCATTGCCCTTTGCGCGCAGAACACAAACGTGCAGCATCACAGGGCGGAACAATCGGCCGGGCAGGAGGCATGATGGATACATTGCGGGGCCGCGTGGCAGGCGTTGTGCTGGCGGGGGGGCTTTCCTCGCGCATGGGCCGCGACAAGGCGCTGCTGCGGGTCTATGGCTCGGACAGCCCCGATCTGCTGGCCCGTACGCACGCTCTGCTTGCCTCCTTGCTGCCGCAGTGCTGGGTGTCGTGCAGGCCGGGGCTTCCCCGAGCCGGGTATCAGTGTATTTTTGATGAAAAAAATGACTGTGGCCCAGTAGCGGGGGTGGTCGCGGCCCTGCGCACGGCGCAGGCGCAGGGATTTTCTGCCGTGCTGGCGCTTTCCTGCGACATGCCCTTTATGGATGCGCCCACCTTGCGCAAACTGCTTGCCGCCCGCGATGCAGCCCCGGCTGATACCCTTGCCACGCTTTACACTGATGCGGCCAGCGGCAGACCCGAGGCTCTTTCCGCCGTATACGAAACAGCAGCGCTTCACTGGTTTGAAGATTCGCTGGCCTTCCACGGCGGCAGGCTCAACAGGGTCGTGCCGCTCGAGCGGCAGTGCCGTTTGCCCTATGGCCCGGAAGAAGCCCGCCCGTTTTTCAATTTGAACCACCCCGATGACCTGCAAAGGGCGCTGGATATTCTGGACGCTTCCCATTAGTCTCTCTTTACCAGTTCACGGTCATCTAAGTAATCGTGATTATCCGGCGGAATCTGAG includes:
- the mobA gene encoding molybdenum cofactor guanylyltransferase, yielding MDTLRGRVAGVVLAGGLSSRMGRDKALLRVYGSDSPDLLARTHALLASLLPQCWVSCRPGLPRAGYQCIFDEKNDCGPVAGVVAALRTAQAQGFSAVLALSCDMPFMDAPTLRKLLAARDAAPADTLATLYTDAASGRPEALSAVYETAALHWFEDSLAFHGGRLNRVVPLERQCRLPYGPEEARPFFNLNHPDDLQRALDILDASH